A window from Vulpes lagopus strain Blue_001 chromosome 23, ASM1834538v1, whole genome shotgun sequence encodes these proteins:
- the LOC121481026 gene encoding olfactory receptor 11H6-like encodes MSISEANNISGSVSEFILLGFPCRRELQVLLFVIFSIIYLLTLMGNTSIICAVASSRKLHTPMYILLANFSFLEICYVSSDVPKMLANIISQTKSISYAGCLLQFYFFFSMCAAEGYFLSAMSFDRFLAICRPLHYPTIMTHHLCARLVFFCWVGGFLSILIPAILMSQVPFCGPNIIDHFFCDLGPLLALSCAPVPKTTLTCATVSSLIIFITFLYILGSYTLVLRAVLRVPAGSGRNKAFSTCASHFLVVSLFYGSVMVMYVSPGSRSHPGTQKFVTLFYCMATPFFNPLIYSLRNKDMKDALKKVLGASSKEISKNTEK; translated from the coding sequence ATGAGTATCTCAGAAGCCAACAATATCTCTGGGTCTGTGAGTGAGTTCATTCTCCTGGGCTTCCCCTGCCGCAGGGAGCTCCAGGTCCTGCTCTTTGTCATTTTCTCCATCATCTACCTTCTGACTCTCATGGGGAACACATCCATCATCTGTGCCGTGGCGTCAAGCCGGAAACTCCACACGCCCATGTACATCCTGCTGGCCAACTTCTCTTTCCTGGAGATCTGCTATGTCAGTTCTGATGTGCCCAAGATGTTGGCCAACATCATCTCCCAGACCAAGAGCATCTCCTACGCCGGCTGCCTCCTCcagttctatttcttcttctccatgTGTGCCGCTGAGGGCTACTTTCTGTCTGCGATGTCCTTTGATCGGTTCCTTGCTATCTGTCGACCTCTACATTACCCCACCATCATGACTCACCATTTATGTGCCCGATTAGTGTTTTTCTGCTGGGTAGGTGGGTTTCTATCCATACTGATACCTGCAATTCTTATGTCCCAGGTGCCCTTCTGTGGCCCTAATATCATTGACCATTTTTTCTGTGACCTGGGACCACTGCTGGCTCTTTCCTGTGCTCCAGTTCCCAAAACTACTCTAACTTGTGCTACCGTAAGCTCCCTTATCATCTTCATcacttttctctacatccttggaTCCTATACCTTAGTTTTGCGAGCCGTACTTCGGGTCCCAGCTGGCTCAGGTAGGAACAAAGCTTTTTCTACATGTGCCTCACATTTCTTGGTGGTTTCCTTGTTCTATGGCTCAGTCATGGTGATGTATGTAAGTCCAGGCTCCAGGAGCCATCCTGGGACACAGAAATTTGTGACCTTGTTTTACTGCATGGCAACCCCTTTCTTTAATCCTCTGATCTACAGCCTTCGAAACAAAGATATGAAAGATGCACTCAAGAAAGTCCTGGGAGCATCatcaaaagaaatttctaaaaatacagagaaatga